TCAGAAATGGATTAGCCACATTTATCTGTTTTTCAATCCTTATTGTTGCAGATATGGATGACCTCAAAAATTTTAGGGAGTCATTAACAACCGTAACAATATCAATTTTCTCCTTTTTCACATCAATGTTCCGGCTGAATGTAAGGAGCTGCCTGATCACCTCCTTTGCCCTTAATACCGCCTTTACTATCTCTTCAAGGTTTGAATGGGACTGACTCATCACAGGCACATCATCAAGACAGAGCTCTGTGTTCCCGATGATAATTCCGAGGATATTGTTTATATCATGGGCTATGCCCCCTGCTAGGGTGCCTATGGTCTCCATCTTCTGGGCATGGTTAAGCTTTAGTTCGAGCTGCTTGTTTTCCTGTTCTATGAGTTTACGCTCTGTTATATCCTGCCCTGTCCCTCTAATCAGATAACGCTCGCCATTTTTGTATTCATGTTTGCCAACATAGTTGGAGATATAACGTATCTCGCCGCTGGGTCTGACAATCCTGTATTCTATATAGTAATCCTCCCTTCCGACTTGCAGGGCAACCTTAAGACGTTCCTGGTCATCAGGGTGAACATAACTAAGATATTTTTCCGAGCTTATTCCCTGTTTTTTATCTATCCCGAAGATTTTATAGAGCTCATCAGACCACCAGAGTTCCTGGGCTTTGACATTATATTCATATGTCCCTATATGGGCGATCTCCTGCGTCTGCAGCAACCTCTTCTCGTTGAGGCGCCTCTCGTCTTCCCCTAATCTCTGGTCTGTAATATCCTGGCATATGCCATAAATACGGACTGCCTTACCATCTGCATCCTTCATTACCCTTGAACGGGTGTTCATATGCCTGTTGTTGCCCTGCTTATCTATTATTCTGTATTCAATATCATAGGGCAATGCGTTTTTTATGGATTCCTTAATCGTGGAATCCAGTCTATATGTATCTTCAGGGTGTATCCTATGTTCCATAATATTCAGGATCCTGTTTTCCTCTACACCCTCAACACCCCATATCCTTTTCAACTCATCAGAACAGCGGAATTCACCTGTTTCAATGTCCAGTTCCCAGCTTCCTATATGGGCAATGCGCTGGGTCTCGGAAAGGTCGTGCTGGTACCTCTGGATCTCAAGCTCTCTCTCTTTATGTTCAGCAATATTCCTGCAAAGGCAGATCTGCCATATCTCATTATCTTTTTTAAATGACTGCCCGAACAGCTCCACATTAACAAGGGCGCCGTCTTTCCTCCTGTGCATGGTTTCAAAGTTGACACGTGTATCCTGAATCACATTTGATGCCTGTTTTATCTGTTCAGGGGTAAAAAGGGTTTCCCAGTCCCATACATGCAGCTTTGCCAGTTCATCATGGCTGTACCCCAGCATTTCGGCAAATTTATTGTTTGCCGCAAATACCATATGCTCACCATTTATGATTACCAGTGGATCATTCTTTGATTCGAGTATATCTCTTAATTGTGCAGGGTTATTGATATAACCGGAAATATCGTTACAAAGGTCATTGCCCATTACCTGGCTAGATTCACTGATAATGGCTCTGTCCGGTGTGTCGGGTTTTCTGTCTGCCATTTTTAACCTCTGAAAGCGCTATTACATTTGACTGAGGAGATAAAGCATCTCAGGTAAAACAGAGTAACACAAAGAGGTAATTATCCATATAAAAAGGCAACAATCAATAGAAATATCATATTGATCATGTCAACGATTTAAAGGCCATTTGTTGGAATCGTAAAAAAACACAACAGAGCCAAATGA
The DNA window shown above is from Desulfatiglans sp. and carries:
- a CDS encoding PAS domain-containing protein; translated protein: MADRKPDTPDRAIISESSQVMGNDLCNDISGYINNPAQLRDILESKNDPLVIINGEHMVFAANNKFAEMLGYSHDELAKLHVWDWETLFTPEQIKQASNVIQDTRVNFETMHRRKDGALVNVELFGQSFKKDNEIWQICLCRNIAEHKERELEIQRYQHDLSETQRIAHIGSWELDIETGEFRCSDELKRIWGVEGVEENRILNIMEHRIHPEDTYRLDSTIKESIKNALPYDIEYRIIDKQGNNRHMNTRSRVMKDADGKAVRIYGICQDITDQRLGEDERRLNEKRLLQTQEIAHIGTYEYNVKAQELWWSDELYKIFGIDKKQGISSEKYLSYVHPDDQERLKVALQVGREDYYIEYRIVRPSGEIRYISNYVGKHEYKNGERYLIRGTGQDITERKLIEQENKQLELKLNHAQKMETIGTLAGGIAHDINNILGIIIGNTELCLDDVPVMSQSHSNLEEIVKAVLRAKEVIRQLLTFSRNIDVKKEKIDIVTVVNDSLKFLRSSISATIRIEKQINVANPFLIADPTQINQIIMNLCANSAQAMEESGGTISVKMENVAVNHASDDNELLANGEYIKIVISDNGPGIPSAIHDRIFDPYFTTKEVGKGSGMGLAVVQGIVKKHRGSINLKSDKGKGTTFTILLPGINEDKVVNDGNGIKRFPLEKRILFVDDEEQIAKVSSRMLESLGYIVDAETNPIDGLELIKKRPERYHLVITDMAMPQMNALMFFEEIRKIRKDMPVILCSGHNPLVDAQKALAAGFSAYVLKPFTRLELASAVQNVFKVK